From the Desulfovibrio sp. Huiquan2017 genome, one window contains:
- a CDS encoding double-cubane-cluster-containing anaerobic reductase — MSDNTHHAMWEKLNMDLEAHDGLLEVLGKFYGDIYLSQDNRLKGAEYLDFVLSEVHGLRIKEIQDAKATGRKVVGSFCVFVPEEITLAADAVHVGLCAGAEAGSELAEQLVPRNTCALIKSFIGFKMAKLCPYIESSDMIVGETTCDGKKKAYEAFNEIAPTYVMEVPQTKSEAAHALWRSEVIRYMKAVEELTGRTITAEKLKEGIRIVNEKRRALQRLTRLRAASPAPISGRDALLINQISFYDDPIRFTAKINELCDELEVRIAAGDGVTPSDTPRLLLSGCPMAVPNWKLPYVVESSGAVIVGEESCIGTRNSRDLVDESGDTLEAMIDAIADRYMKIDCACFTPNQERLDNITALAKDLKADGVIHYSLLFCQPYTHESLKVDKALQAEGIPMLSIETDYSMEDVEQLKTRIEAFVETLA, encoded by the coding sequence ATGTCCGACAACACGCATCATGCCATGTGGGAAAAACTGAATATGGATCTCGAAGCGCACGACGGCCTGCTCGAAGTGCTCGGCAAATTCTATGGAGATATCTACCTGTCCCAGGACAACAGGCTCAAGGGCGCTGAATATTTGGACTTCGTTCTGTCCGAGGTACACGGACTGCGCATCAAGGAAATCCAGGATGCCAAAGCCACGGGCCGCAAGGTGGTCGGTTCCTTCTGCGTATTCGTGCCCGAGGAAATCACCCTGGCCGCCGACGCCGTGCATGTGGGCTTGTGCGCCGGGGCCGAGGCGGGCAGCGAACTGGCCGAACAGTTGGTCCCGCGCAATACCTGTGCGCTGATCAAATCGTTCATCGGCTTCAAGATGGCCAAGCTGTGTCCATACATCGAATCCTCGGATATGATCGTGGGTGAGACCACCTGCGACGGCAAAAAGAAGGCCTACGAGGCTTTCAACGAGATCGCCCCCACCTATGTCATGGAAGTGCCGCAGACCAAGTCCGAGGCCGCCCACGCCCTGTGGAGGTCCGAGGTGATCCGCTACATGAAGGCCGTAGAGGAATTGACCGGCCGGACCATCACCGCTGAAAAGCTCAAGGAAGGGATCAGAATCGTCAACGAGAAACGGCGGGCCCTGCAACGGCTGACCAGGCTGCGCGCGGCCTCCCCGGCTCCCATATCCGGGCGCGACGCCCTGCTGATCAACCAGATCAGCTTCTATGACGACCCCATCAGGTTCACGGCCAAAATCAACGAACTGTGCGATGAATTGGAAGTGCGCATCGCGGCGGGCGACGGCGTAACCCCGTCGGACACCCCCCGGCTCCTGCTCTCGGGCTGTCCCATGGCCGTGCCCAACTGGAAGCTGCCCTACGTGGTGGAAAGCTCCGGCGCGGTCATCGTGGGCGAGGAATCGTGTATCGGCACCCGCAATTCACGGGATTTGGTTGATGAATCGGGCGACACGCTCGAAGCGATGATCGACGCCATCGCCGATCGCTACATGAAAATCGACTGCGCCTGCTTCACCCCCAACCAGGAGCGGCTCGACAACATCACCGCTCTGGCCAAGGACCTCAAGGCCGACGGCGTGATCCACTACAGCCTGCTCTTCTGCCAGCCCTATACCCACGAATCCCTCAAGGTAGACAAGGCGTTGCAGGCCGAAGGCATCCCCATGCTCTCCATCGAAACCGATTACTCCATGGAGGACGTGGAACAGCTCAAGACACGCATCGAGGCGTTCGTGGAGACCCTTGCATGA
- a CDS encoding acyl-CoA dehydratase activase, whose product MIAGLDIGSRSIELVILVNGEVAESRKLPTTFDPVAQCFRLLDGLHPTSLVGTGYGRNLIQRLELDCEYSTITEIKAHALGAAYRFPEARTVLDIGGQDTKAMSLVNGKVLKFEMNDRCAAGTGKFLEYTAGVFQIPVEDFGPYAMKGENPPEISSICTVFAETEATSLMARGERPEAIALGLHKAIVKRTTNMLRRVGLNFPLVFTGGVANNPCVLDLLAQSVGGEVGKDILVPNDPDHMGALGAALHRHRDGAPVR is encoded by the coding sequence ATGATAGCGGGCCTGGACATAGGATCACGTTCCATCGAACTGGTCATCCTGGTAAACGGGGAGGTGGCGGAGTCGCGGAAGCTGCCCACCACCTTCGACCCCGTAGCCCAATGCTTCAGGCTGCTGGATGGATTGCACCCCACCTCCTTGGTCGGGACCGGCTACGGGCGCAATCTTATCCAGCGCCTGGAGTTGGACTGCGAGTATTCGACCATCACCGAGATCAAGGCTCACGCTCTGGGCGCGGCATATCGCTTCCCCGAGGCCAGGACCGTGCTCGACATCGGCGGGCAGGACACCAAGGCCATGTCCCTGGTGAACGGGAAGGTTTTGAAGTTCGAAATGAATGACCGCTGCGCGGCCGGAACGGGCAAATTCCTGGAATACACGGCCGGGGTCTTCCAAATCCCGGTGGAGGACTTCGGGCCCTACGCCATGAAAGGCGAGAACCCGCCGGAAATCAGTTCAATCTGCACGGTCTTCGCCGAGACCGAGGCCACCTCGCTCATGGCGCGCGGTGAGCGGCCCGAGGCTATCGCCCTCGGCCTGCACAAGGCCATCGTCAAACGCACGACCAACATGCTGCGGCGGGTGGGCCTCAATTTCCCCCTGGTCTTCACCGGCGGCGTGGCCAACAACCCGTGCGTGCTCGACCTGCTGGCCCAAAGCGTGGGTGGCGAGGTCGGCAAGGACATCCTCGTGCCGAACGACCCGGACCACATGGGCGCCCTGGGCGCGGCCCTGCACCGGCATCGCGACGGCGCTCCCGTCCGCTGA